CTGTAAATACATATTTCTGCTATTAATTGTCTAAAATACTGTGGCATTATTCAGGTGATACACAACTATGGCCACGGAGGTTTCGGACTCACCATTCACCGAGGCTGTGCCGAGGAAGCGGCGAGGCTCTTTGGTCAGATCGTGGAACAAAAAGGCAAAGGTCCAAAAGCTCGCTTGTGAATTGGTGTGCAGAAGTAACGAttgatgctctttttttttttcaaatgtcagCATCAGTGCATATATTGCTCCTAGCCTCCACtaatttaatattaaacatCATTTTCAAACAGTCTCATGCACCTGCAAAGTTAAGGACAAGGCCACCATTGTTAATTAAACAATGGCACATATGTAAGACAATCGTGCTGAAATCTATTTGAGATTTGGATAATTTGAGAAGCACTTTTTATGTATAAATTGTACATATTTTTGTGAATTTTTTAGTGCACTAAATGCAAGATTTGcaatgaatttaaaatatttaactaaTTAATAAAAACACGACAGTTACTTGTCTTTGAAAGATCATTTACTACAGTATCATACACATTTACATCCAGTGCGTTGACAAGGATCTGTGCACACAGACACGTAATGCAGCTCTTCATCTCAAACATTGGCAGGTAACAGCTCATCAGACCTATACTcgttaaataaatacagagattatttttttaaacaaaacttcCCTCAGTCCATCTCCTCGTCACCTCTgttacaaacaaaagcaaagacaacaacTAAACCAGGTATTGATACATTATTTACAGAACACAACATCCCGTTGTGGACATTCGGAAACGCAGCATCAAAGTCTGCTGAAGTAGGGCACGAGATGCATCAACGTCTATAGATTATGACACCACATACATGTGtgaatgtttttgtatttttaaattatgtaaacCTTGCTAACTAGGCTCAGTCAGCTTTGGATGTTGAGAAACTGCTCAGATTTAAATGATCAAACACTTTAATGTTAACGTAAATACAGGATCCATGGAGCATGTTTGTGCTGTAAATATGAGAAGTTATTATCTTACTGATGTTAATATCTTCTGGTGAAGGTTTCAACAGATCCCTCAGCTTGCTATAAAGAATCTGTCCTGATAATGATCAAGAGATGAGGTGGTATTTTCAATGTTACCTGCATTTTCCATGGGTCTTTACCGTGTTAAAATGTGAACTAATACCGACACAAGAACAACACATACAACACAAGAGTTCAAAAGGATGCTCGGTGTATGAAAGCTAGTGACTTCCTTTCACCTCTCACGGCTGAAACTATTAAATAACCCCACACCCTTTTCATTCAGATGCCCTGTTGTTTTGATTGTGTGGGATTTTCCTTCAATCTATCAATgctctgttttaaaaaataaagacaagtgtGATTAGTGTATTTCAGCAGGCAAATTGTGCGCACAGGATAATGCTGTTCCTTACATATGTATCTACGCCCACTACGTTAGCAGAAGCAGCTTTCTCATAGGTTTAAGAGTAGGTCTCTCGACCACAAGCTAAATAGGTAGTTTTAAGGCTTTTTGAAAAGAAGATAGTTGTTTGACCTTACGCTATCCCTTTTGCTTCTCTTGGATTAGAAAAGCTTGATTAAAATACTTTGGTTGAAGTATTAGAATTCTCTCTTTACGATTTTCCTCccccattcactctcacactcatGTAGGTCATTTGGTCTTTCTTGATTACCCTGTGTGCAGTTATACAGTGGCAAACTTGTGAGAGCAATGGTGTTTAAAAGACTAAAAAAGTACAATGACATGTACATGTAACTACTGTGTTGCCTGGCTCCCAGCCACTGCGGTGACTAAACTGAAGATCATTGAAGGGGGGCAAAGATGAACACAGAGAGCTGGTTTTGTTGTCTTCCCTCTccttgcttctcttcttcactGTGGTCTCCTCTCAGCTGCACTGCAGCTGATGCATCCTCAGCCCTGGGAGCCGGAGCTGGAGTCAGGGACTCCTCCAGCGCTGTGGGAAGAGGCCCTACCCATCATCTCCTGTCCCCACTCACGGTGGCTGGACTCCTGCAAGCCGCGGCCTGTCGTCTCAATTGGCAGCGCGCAGGAGGCGATGGCCGCGAAGAGGCAACAGCAGCAGTACACTGACAGAGCCAGGTACACAGAGGACTCCAGCATCACCTGCAGGATGAAGCCCATGGACAATCACAATGTGTGACACTAACACTCTGACATTTTTGTGCAGTGTTGTCATGGGAAAACAAAGTGTTACCTGGGCAACAAACGGAGTTATTAGGGCACCAACCCTGGCCATTCCACTGCTTGTTCCCAATCCTAAAGCTCTGGTCGCTGTTGGGTATACCTGCAGAGTTTCAGAAATACATAGGAGGCTGCCAATTTTCTAATTCTGCCCTGCAAATGTGTTTTACACAGTAGGATCAAAACTGCTCACTGTGTAGATATCTTACCTCTGGAGTGTACACATAGGCTGCCTGAAACCCTCCTGCAATAAATGCTCTGGCGATGAATATCAACACTGTCATGGAGGCTCTGCAGGGGATAAATCAGTATCAGTAAATGGACAGCATTACTAATtcttaaagtatttaaaagcCTGATTATGGCCAGTTGTGCCTTTACCTCCCAACACAGCCATAAAGTGGAATAATACACATAGAGAAAACGAAGAAACACAGTGCCATGGTCTTCCTCCTTCCCAATCGATCGATAGCCCACAGCGTCACCAGCAGTCCTGTACAACATCAGCATACTCAGACCCCTAAAATCAAACTGCATGCTCTCAcatagtagaaaaaaaaaatgcaggtgcAGCCAATCATATTGAGACACCAAAATGAGTGCCTGCAtgagtgtaaaaaaaacaacaatagaaCAAGAATTGAAGCAAGAAGAGAGGAGGCATTTATATTAATGCATAATAACCAGCAGGTGGTCATATTTGTGCATAATTTAGAGCAGAATTTGCACagtttttaatatattgaaCAACAAATTTATGAGAGCTTGGTGATGTGTACCTGGGAATTCAGATAACGTAGTCCACAGCAGGTCTTTGTAGTCGTCAGAATTCAGGTATTTACACTCTAAGTTGCATCGGAGCTCCTCCTTATTACCTTTGGACACTAGAGGGAGTTACACCAAACAGGATGCTTCAAATCCAGCACTCAGCCTACTGTCTGTGATGCTTTTTGCAAAAACATAACCACCATAAAGTGTGTGAAGCCCTCAGCATCTGACTCACTTCCACATGCGCCTCCCTCCTGAAACAGCTCTGTGGTGAGCAGCACCAGCCCATAGTAAGAGAAAGCATTCGCAAACCTGCATGAACAGACACAGATCAATTCATGCTGATTTGCTTTAGGTAAATCACTGGACAATGAAAACGCAAGGTTTTCGAGAAAGAGGAAGACATTATCAATTGCTAATTTACCAAATAAACCACAGCAGGACTGTGGTCCAGCGGAAGTGAGATGAAAATAAGTCTCGAATCTTCCCACGATCttcctaataaaaaaaaaataaaaaaaacagccataaaAAAACCCCTCAGAACACAAATGGCAGTATGATAGAGGGTACTTAATGTACACAAAGCATTTAGAGTTTTTGCAGATGCACACCGCACCTGTCTGGCGGCAATCAGTTTTCCCAGTGGCATGGGTGCTCCGTTCTCAGTGGCAATCCGCTTCAGTGTGTTCAGAGCCTTTTCCTGATTCCCTGTCAGCACGTCGTATCGAGCACTCTCTGGCAGCCACTGCTCCCacccaccaaaaaacaaaagaaaaattaggTTGATAAAGCTGTAATCTATCATGCTTCAAATTGTAGAGCAGCTCAAGACTGCCAACATACTTACAAAGCACAGAATGGCAAAAATGAAGAGAGGAATGGTAGAAAGTCCGAGCAGCCAGCGCCAGCCCAGAGTGGGCATCACCAAGATCGCTAAGAGGACCTCAAATACAGTGCCCAGTGCCCAAAATATCTACGACAGCAGCAAATGCAGGTTTTAGGGCTGAGAAGGTTTAAGTGCTGAAATGATATAAGATTTGTGCACTCCATACCTCAATAAGCAAGATGCATGTGGCTCTGGACTTCATAGGCAGAAACTCAGCATACAGCGTCACCCTTACAAAAAGAGGCACTTTATTATGAACCCAATCGCCATACATTacaatttgattgtttttttgctttgttttttcaagATGAAGGGTTACTCACGACTGAGGTGCCCCTCCAATGCCGAAGCCCACCAGTGCACGGAGGACAAGGATCCAGCCGTAAATAGGTGCAAAAGCACTCATCAGGCCGTAGAACATCGTCCACAGAACACTCAGCTTCAGACCCTGCATGTGTATACAATCAAGACATAATAcactgctaaataaataaataagcaaaatCTCACTCTGGCATAATGAAGCGGCTCACTCCTGTTGTCTAGTATGTACTAAGAAACCCTAACTCTGTAAATCATTTGGACCTCTGACTGAATGCTATTAGAACTTACTGTCTTTCTGCCGTATTTGT
This genomic stretch from Astatotilapia calliptera chromosome 12, fAstCal1.2, whole genome shotgun sequence harbors:
- the svopa gene encoding synaptic vesicle 2-related protein isoform X3, whose protein sequence is MVGGVFQDGPKEEWHACNVITCFLLSASVAQVRAHAQRKMLRAESRMQGLQSRLIWRLWRSLRELQYLESLLIRLMMADAMEMMILSILAPQLHCEWRLPSLEVALLTSAVFIGMMISSSLWGNISDKYGRKTGLKLSVLWTMFYGLMSAFAPIYGWILVLRALVGFGIGGAPQSVTLYAEFLPMKSRATCILLIEIFWALGTVFEVLLAILVMPTLGWRWLLGLSTIPLFIFAILCFWLPESARYDVLTGNQEKALNTLKRIATENGAPMPLGKLIAARQEDRGKIRDLFSSHFRWTTVLLWFIWFANAFSYYGLVLLTTELFQEGGACGMSKGNKEELRCNLECKYLNSDDYKDLLWTTLSEFPGLLVTLWAIDRLGRRKTMALCFFVFSMCIIPLYGCVGRASMTVLIFIARAFIAGGFQAAYVYTPEVYPTATRALGLGTSSGMARVGALITPFVAQVMLESSVYLALSVYCCCCLFAAIASCALPIETTGRGLQESSHREWGQEMMGRASSHSAGGVPDSSSGSQG
- the svopa gene encoding synaptic vesicle 2-related protein isoform X5; the encoded protein is MVGGVFQDGPKEEWHACNVITCFPPTRSDGFVFSEERQLNLACKLSKWLLREVQELVPCLTLPLTCFTHDTRKVKDWLTLWYRARARSVVRFRRTGESTRSEEDVESREQDARTAEQTDLEAVALTEGAPVPREFANPTDDTFMVEDAVEAIGFGTFQWKLSILTGLSWMADAMEMMILSILAPQLHCEWRLPSLEVALLTSAVFIGMMISSSLWGNISDKYGRKTGLKLSVLWTMFYGLMSAFAPIYGWILVLRALVGFGIGGAPQSVTLYAEFLPMKSRATCILLIEIFWALGTVFEVLLAILVMPTLGWRWLLGLSTIPLFIFAILCFWLPESARYDVLTGNQEKALNTLKRIATENGAPMPLGKLIAARQEDRGKIRDLFSSHFRWTTVLLWFIWFANAFSYYGLVLLTTELFQEGGACGMSKGNKEELRCNLECKYLNSDDYKDLLWTTLSEFPGLLVTLWAIDRLGRRKTMALCFFVFSMCIIPLYGCVGRASMTVLIFIARAFIAGGFQAAYVYTPEVYPTATRALGLGTSSGMARVGALITPFVAQVMLESSVYLALSVYCCCCLFAAIASCALPIETTGRGLQESSHREWGQEMMGRASSHSAGGVPDSSSGSQG
- the svopa gene encoding synaptic vesicle 2-related protein isoform X1, coding for MVGGVFQDGPKEEWHACNVITCFRKKKKKNVVRFRRTGESTRSEEDVESREQDARTAEQTDLEAVALTEGAPVPREFANPTDDTFMVEDAVEAIGFGTFQWKLSILTGLSWMADAMEMMILSILAPQLHCEWRLPSLEVALLTSAVFIGMMISSSLWGNISDKYGRKTGLKLSVLWTMFYGLMSAFAPIYGWILVLRALVGFGIGGAPQSVTLYAEFLPMKSRATCILLIEIFWALGTVFEVLLAILVMPTLGWRWLLGLSTIPLFIFAILCFWLPESARYDVLTGNQEKALNTLKRIATENGAPMPLGKLIAARQEDRGKIRDLFSSHFRWTTVLLWFIWFANAFSYYGLVLLTTELFQEGGACGMSKGNKEELRCNLECKYLNSDDYKDLLWTTLSEFPGLLVTLWAIDRLGRRKTMALCFFVFSMCIIPLYGCVGRASMTVLIFIARAFIAGGFQAAYVYTPEVYPTATRALGLGTSSGMARVGALITPFVAQVMLESSVYLALSVYCCCCLFAAIASCALPIETTGRGLQESSHREWGQEMMGRASSHSAGGVPDSSSGSQG
- the svopa gene encoding synaptic vesicle 2-related protein isoform X4 — encoded protein: MLRAESRMQGLQSRLIWRLWRSLRELQYLESLLIRLMMADAMEMMILSILAPQLHCEWRLPSLEVALLTSAVFIGMMISSSLWGNISDKYGRKTGLKLSVLWTMFYGLMSAFAPIYGWILVLRALVGFGIGGAPQSVTLYAEFLPMKSRATCILLIEIFWALGTVFEVLLAILVMPTLGWRWLLGLSTIPLFIFAILCFWLPESARYDVLTGNQEKALNTLKRIATENGAPMPLGKLIAARQEDRGKIRDLFSSHFRWTTVLLWFIWFANAFSYYGLVLLTTELFQEGGACGMSKGNKEELRCNLECKYLNSDDYKDLLWTTLSEFPGLLVTLWAIDRLGRRKTMALCFFVFSMCIIPLYGCVGRASMTVLIFIARAFIAGGFQAAYVYTPEVYPTATRALGLGTSSGMARVGALITPFVAQVMLESSVYLALSVYCCCCLFAAIASCALPIETTGRGLQESSHREWGQEMMGRASSHSAGGVPDSSSGSQG
- the svopa gene encoding synaptic vesicle 2-related protein isoform X2, with translation MNTKMDDDLFQLRQLPVVRFRRTGESTRSEEDVESREQDARTAEQTDLEAVALTEGAPVPREFANPTDDTFMVEDAVEAIGFGTFQWKLSILTGLSWMADAMEMMILSILAPQLHCEWRLPSLEVALLTSAVFIGMMISSSLWGNISDKYGRKTGLKLSVLWTMFYGLMSAFAPIYGWILVLRALVGFGIGGAPQSVTLYAEFLPMKSRATCILLIEIFWALGTVFEVLLAILVMPTLGWRWLLGLSTIPLFIFAILCFWLPESARYDVLTGNQEKALNTLKRIATENGAPMPLGKLIAARQEDRGKIRDLFSSHFRWTTVLLWFIWFANAFSYYGLVLLTTELFQEGGACGMSKGNKEELRCNLECKYLNSDDYKDLLWTTLSEFPGLLVTLWAIDRLGRRKTMALCFFVFSMCIIPLYGCVGRASMTVLIFIARAFIAGGFQAAYVYTPEVYPTATRALGLGTSSGMARVGALITPFVAQVMLESSVYLALSVYCCCCLFAAIASCALPIETTGRGLQESSHREWGQEMMGRASSHSAGGVPDSSSGSQG